Within Candidatus Melainabacteria bacterium, the genomic segment TTCTTACTCGCGCATCAGGGAAAACAGGCATGACAAACTCTTTTAGAGCCACCGTCTCGAGGGTACCAAGGGCTCTGTCAGCTCGCGTAGCCAGGTAAACAGTGCCCTGACCGCCGGTGCCCAATTTTCTGGTGATTGTATATTGGCCCTCTTGCAGCATCATCCCCGGTGTCAACGGTGTTAGCTTTTCCCGTTTTGAAGGCGCGGTCAGCTCGTTGAGCCAGAGTTCGGTAAAACCTTCGGTAGACTTAGCAGCCTTAAACACCGAGAACAGTTCGTCCGGGGTCGAGGTACCGTAAGCTTTTTCAGGAACTCCTATCTTTAACGCTTGCAAAAACACTTCTCGCTCGGCAGGAACGAGCAAGTCACCATATCTGACACTAGCGCCCTGACCGACGGAGATACCTTCGATTTTTATTTTGTAGTCCCCGACAGACTTAGTGCCCTTAGGTCTAATGACAGAAATGGATGAAATTTGAGACCAGGGTATCGATTGCGTAATCCAATAGCTAACATTCCCATTCTTTTGTTGCTGAGCGAATACAAGACCACCCTGAGTTATTCCTATGTGACTCGGCATGTCAGCGCGAAGAAAAGTCATACCAGCGATGTAGAGTCCTATCGCACCGGAGCCAAAAATAGACACCTGATTAATAAAGGTGATCAAGCCGGAAATGACAGGGCTAGATGGTGATTGAAGAAATGGCTTAAGTGGCACCAACAGGACGCGCGCAAGAAAGTGAACGATTGGGTCGAGTAAATTGAAATGTCCGAAGATGCCGATTATGAAGACACAAATGCAGAGCAAATACGGTAACTTAGCCGCAATTGGTTGCCAAATGCGTTCAAAATCTGCGTTTGGACAATACCGAATGGCAAACTCGTCAGGGATATTGACCATTCGGTCACGCAGAGGTATTTGAAAACAACTGAGATTAAGTGTTGTCACGCCGGTACCTTCTCTAATTGTCTCAGCGTGTTTGCAACAGTCTCAGCTGAAGCAGGTCGCTCGTTCGCCTCAAGAGCTGTACATTGTTCAATCAGAGCATCCAATTTTGGGTTTATGGTTGCGATGGAGCTTGAAGGTTTCGACACAGTCAGAGCTTCCGGGTCGTTTCCTGTCAACAAATAGTTGAGAGTGCAGCCTAACCCGTACAGATCGCTTCTCGTCGTTGCCTTGCCTCTCAATTGTTCGGCAGACATATATGCTTGCTTACCGATCATGGTACCAGTAGCGGTGCCAAGAAAAAGATTCGATGCTCCAAAATCGATCAGATGAATTAAGCCATGTTCGTCGACAATCAAATTGTCAGGGCTGATATCTCGATGGATAATGGGAATCGGCTGATTGTGAAGGTAGGCAATGATTTCAGCGATCTGTAGTCCCCATGACACAACCTGATTCTCAGGTACAGCACCATGTTGTCGCACGTACTTGCGAAGATCTTGACCTTGAATGTACTCGAGCACAAGGTAATGGCGCCCATGGTCAACGAAGTTGTCCATAACTTTCGCGATTTGCGGATGGTCCAACTTGGCCAGCAATTCAGCTTCACGATCGAACAAACGAATCGCTTCAGAACGCATGGCAGTCTCCGCATCCTCAGGAATTACTGCTTCCTTCAAAACAAATTGTTTGTTTCCGGGATCACGCACCAGGTAAATTGCAGAAAAACCACCGAAAGCAAGTTGGCGCTCAACTGTAAATCTACCGCCAGCCACGACTGCTTCTGGTTCCAGCGGAATGAAATTGGTAGCACCGAACCGCCGCGTCAACTCTTCTTCCCACATTTCTGTATAGCCGTGCTTATCGTCGACTCCAGCGATAAGATGCATTTCCGACTTAGCCGCTTCCAGCTCGGGAAACTTAGCGCTG encodes:
- a CDS encoding serine/threonine protein kinase, coding for MTTLNLSCFQIPLRDRMVNIPDEFAIRYCPNADFERIWQPIAAKLPYLLCICVFIIGIFGHFNLLDPIVHFLARVLLVPLKPFLQSPSSPVISGLITFINQVSIFGSGAIGLYIAGMTFLRADMPSHIGITQGGLVFAQQQKNGNVSYWITQSIPWSQISSISVIRPKGTKSVGDYKIKIEGISVGQGASVRYGDLLVPAEREVFLQALKIGVPEKAYGTSTPDELFSVFKAAKSTEGFTELWLNELTAPSKREKLTPLTPGMMLQEGQYTITRKLGTGGQGTVYLATRADRALGTLETVALKEFVMPVFPDARVRKSVAEKFQAEAEMLSRIDHPQIVKLYDVFVEDHRAYLVMERITGKTLKRLVDEAGAMKESDVIALARQMCGILQYLHGLNPPVVHRDFTPDNLMLSDENKVYLIDFSVAQQIEINITGSVVGKHLYMAPEQFRGKSTVASDVYSFGATLAFLLTGKEPEAISVSHPKESVSTLSSQIDEMIASCTAIDESKRLSLPQVSASLSDNMESV
- a CDS encoding serine/threonine protein kinase, which codes for MAEAEVTLNYRSLPVKASCIALTASLPIALVFAVWSWVVIIMAVANGSIQVGPTLVLVFGQVLIIAAMAIGAFLFSDRTIFMNRQGISLPVWLCPAFGFRSHHEWSKVRAIRYHNNSLTLVFERSLPTNIAFSKLTPAEAQQLLVALDVWSGGSAKFPELEAAKSEMHLIAGVDDKHGYTEMWEEELTRRFGATNFIPLEPEAVVAGGRFTVERQLAFGGFSAIYLVRDPGNKQFVLKEAVIPEDAETAMRSEAIRLFDREAELLAKLDHPQIAKVMDNFVDHGRHYLVLEYIQGQDLRKYVRQHGAVPENQVVSWGLQIAEIIAYLHNQPIPIIHRDISPDNLIVDEHGLIHLIDFGASNLFLGTATGTMIGKQAYMSAEQLRGKATTRSDLYGLGCTLNYLLTGNDPEALTVSKPSSSIATINPKLDALIEQCTALEANERPASAETVANTLRQLEKVPA